In a single window of the Pseudorca crassidens isolate mPseCra1 chromosome 9, mPseCra1.hap1, whole genome shotgun sequence genome:
- the MEN1 gene encoding menin isoform X1, translating into MPRPAAMGLKAAQKTLFPLRSIDDVVRLFTAELGREEPDLVLLSLVLGFVEHFLAVNRVIPTNVPELTFQPSPAPDPPGGLTYFPVADLSIIAALYARFTAQIRGAVDLSLYPREGGVSSRELVKKVSDVIWNSLSRSYFKDRAHIQSLFSFITGTKLDSSGVAFAVVGACQALGLRDVHLALSEDHAWVVFGPNGEQTAEVTWHGKGNEDRRGQTVNAGVAERSWLYLKGSYMRCDRKMEVAFMVCAINPSIDLHTDSLELLQLQQKLLWLLYDLGHLERYPMALGNLADLEELEPTPGRPDPLTLYHKGIASAKTYYRDEHIYPYMYLAGYHCRNRNVREALQAWADTATVIQDYNYCREDEEIYKEFFEVANDVIPNLLKEAASLLEAGEERPGEQTQGTQSQGSALQDPECFAHLLRFYDGICKWEEGSPTPVLHVGWATFLVQSLGRFEGQVRQKVRIVSREAEAAEAEEPWGEEAREGRRRGPRRESKPEEPPPPKKPALDKGPGAGQGAVPGPPRKPPGTVPSTARGPEGGSAAAALAPAASPPPEGPVLTFQSEKMKGMKELLVATKINSSAIKLQLTAQSQVQMKKQKVSPPSDYTLSFLKRQRKGL; encoded by the exons AT GCCGAGGCCCGCCGCCATGGGGCTGAAGGCCGCCCAGAAGACGCTGTTCCCGCTGCGCTCCATAGACGACGTGGTGCGCCTGTTCACTGCCGAGCTGGGCCGAGAGGAGCCGGACCTGGTGCTCCTATCCTTGGTACTGGGCTTCGTGGAGCACTTCCTAGCTGTCAACCGCGTCATCCCCACCAACGTGCCCGAGCTCACTTTTCAGCCCAGCCCTGCGCCCGACCCTCCTGGCGGCCTCACCTACTTCCCCGTGGCCGACCTGTCCATCATCGCCGCACTCTATGCCCGCTTCACCGCCCAGATCCGCGGCGCCGTCGACCTGTCTCTCTACCCGCGAGAGGGGGGCGTCTCCAGCCGCGAACTGGTAAAGAAGGTCTCCGATGTCATCTGGAACAGCCTCAGCCGCTCCTACTTCAAGGATCGGGCCCACATCCAGTCCCTCTTCAGCTTCATCACAG GTACCAAACTGGACAGCTCTGGTGTGGCCTTTGCCGTGGTGGGGGCCTGCCAGGCCCTGGGTCTCCGGGATGTCCACCTGGCCTTGTCTGAGGACCATGCCTGGGTAGTGTTTGGGCCCAATGGAGAACAAACAGCTGAGGTCACCTGGCATGGCAAGGGCAACGAGGACCGCAGAGGCCAGACAGTCAACGCGGGTGTGGCTGAGCGG AGCTGGCTGTACCTGAAAGGATCATACATGCGCTGTGACCGCAAGATGGAGGTGGCATTTATGGTGTGCGCCATCAACCCTTCCATTGACCTGCACACTGACTCCctggagctgctgcagctgcAGCAG AAGCTGCTCTGGCTGCTCTATGACCTGGGACATCTGGAAAG GTACCCTATGGCGCTGGGGAACCTGGCAGATCTGGAGGAGCTGGAGCCTACCCCTGGCCGGCCGGACCCACTCACCCTCTACCACAAG GGCATTGCCTCAGCCAAGACCTACTACCGGGATGAGCACATCTACCCCTACATGTACCTGGCTGGCTACCATTGTCGCAACCGCAACGTGCGTGAAGCCCTGCAGGCCTGGGCCGACACGGCTACTGTCATCCAGGA CTACAACTACTGCCGTGAAGACGAGGAGATCTACAAGGAGTTCTTTGAAGTAGCCAATGATGTCATCCCCAACCTGCTGAAAGAGGCTGCCAGCCTGTTGGAGGCCGGCGAGGAGCGGCCAGGGGAGCAGACCCAG GGCACCCAGAGCCAGGGTTCTGCCCTCCAGGACCCAGAGTGTTTCGCCCACCTGCTGCGATTCTACGACGGCATCTGCAAATGGGAAGAGGGCAGTCCCACGCCCGTGCTGCACGTGGGCTGGGCCACCTTCCTTGTGCAGTCCCTGGGCCGTTTTGAGGGACAG GTGCGGCAGAAGGTACGCATAGTGAGCCGAGAGGCAGAGGCGGCCGAGGCAGAAGAGCCTTGGGGCGAGGAAGCCCGAGAAGGCCGGCGGCGGGGCCCGCGGCGGGAATCCAAGCCTGAGGAGCCTCCGCCGCCTAAGAAGCCGGCGCTGGACAAGGGCCCAGGCGCGGGCCAGGGTGCGGTGCCAGGACCTCCCCGGAAGCCCCCAGGCACCGTCCCGAGCACTGCCCGCGGCCCTGAAGGCGGCAGCGCGGCTGCAGCGCTGGCGCCCGCCGCCTCGCCGCCACCGGAGGGTCCGGTGCTCACTTTTCAGAGCGAGAAGATGAAGGGCATGAAGGAGCTGCTGGTGGCCACCAAGATCAATTCGAGCGCCATCAAGCTGCAGCTCACGGCTCAGTCACAAgtgcagatgaagaagcagaagGTGTCTCCACCTAGTGACTACACTCTCTCATTCCTCAAGCGGCAGCGCAAGGGCCTCTGA
- the MEN1 gene encoding menin isoform X2: MGLKAAQKTLFPLRSIDDVVRLFTAELGREEPDLVLLSLVLGFVEHFLAVNRVIPTNVPELTFQPSPAPDPPGGLTYFPVADLSIIAALYARFTAQIRGAVDLSLYPREGGVSSRELVKKVSDVIWNSLSRSYFKDRAHIQSLFSFITGTKLDSSGVAFAVVGACQALGLRDVHLALSEDHAWVVFGPNGEQTAEVTWHGKGNEDRRGQTVNAGVAERSWLYLKGSYMRCDRKMEVAFMVCAINPSIDLHTDSLELLQLQQKLLWLLYDLGHLERYPMALGNLADLEELEPTPGRPDPLTLYHKGIASAKTYYRDEHIYPYMYLAGYHCRNRNVREALQAWADTATVIQDYNYCREDEEIYKEFFEVANDVIPNLLKEAASLLEAGEERPGEQTQGTQSQGSALQDPECFAHLLRFYDGICKWEEGSPTPVLHVGWATFLVQSLGRFEGQVRQKVRIVSREAEAAEAEEPWGEEAREGRRRGPRRESKPEEPPPPKKPALDKGPGAGQGAVPGPPRKPPGTVPSTARGPEGGSAAAALAPAASPPPEGPVLTFQSEKMKGMKELLVATKINSSAIKLQLTAQSQVQMKKQKVSPPSDYTLSFLKRQRKGL, from the exons ATGGGGCTGAAGGCCGCCCAGAAGACGCTGTTCCCGCTGCGCTCCATAGACGACGTGGTGCGCCTGTTCACTGCCGAGCTGGGCCGAGAGGAGCCGGACCTGGTGCTCCTATCCTTGGTACTGGGCTTCGTGGAGCACTTCCTAGCTGTCAACCGCGTCATCCCCACCAACGTGCCCGAGCTCACTTTTCAGCCCAGCCCTGCGCCCGACCCTCCTGGCGGCCTCACCTACTTCCCCGTGGCCGACCTGTCCATCATCGCCGCACTCTATGCCCGCTTCACCGCCCAGATCCGCGGCGCCGTCGACCTGTCTCTCTACCCGCGAGAGGGGGGCGTCTCCAGCCGCGAACTGGTAAAGAAGGTCTCCGATGTCATCTGGAACAGCCTCAGCCGCTCCTACTTCAAGGATCGGGCCCACATCCAGTCCCTCTTCAGCTTCATCACAG GTACCAAACTGGACAGCTCTGGTGTGGCCTTTGCCGTGGTGGGGGCCTGCCAGGCCCTGGGTCTCCGGGATGTCCACCTGGCCTTGTCTGAGGACCATGCCTGGGTAGTGTTTGGGCCCAATGGAGAACAAACAGCTGAGGTCACCTGGCATGGCAAGGGCAACGAGGACCGCAGAGGCCAGACAGTCAACGCGGGTGTGGCTGAGCGG AGCTGGCTGTACCTGAAAGGATCATACATGCGCTGTGACCGCAAGATGGAGGTGGCATTTATGGTGTGCGCCATCAACCCTTCCATTGACCTGCACACTGACTCCctggagctgctgcagctgcAGCAG AAGCTGCTCTGGCTGCTCTATGACCTGGGACATCTGGAAAG GTACCCTATGGCGCTGGGGAACCTGGCAGATCTGGAGGAGCTGGAGCCTACCCCTGGCCGGCCGGACCCACTCACCCTCTACCACAAG GGCATTGCCTCAGCCAAGACCTACTACCGGGATGAGCACATCTACCCCTACATGTACCTGGCTGGCTACCATTGTCGCAACCGCAACGTGCGTGAAGCCCTGCAGGCCTGGGCCGACACGGCTACTGTCATCCAGGA CTACAACTACTGCCGTGAAGACGAGGAGATCTACAAGGAGTTCTTTGAAGTAGCCAATGATGTCATCCCCAACCTGCTGAAAGAGGCTGCCAGCCTGTTGGAGGCCGGCGAGGAGCGGCCAGGGGAGCAGACCCAG GGCACCCAGAGCCAGGGTTCTGCCCTCCAGGACCCAGAGTGTTTCGCCCACCTGCTGCGATTCTACGACGGCATCTGCAAATGGGAAGAGGGCAGTCCCACGCCCGTGCTGCACGTGGGCTGGGCCACCTTCCTTGTGCAGTCCCTGGGCCGTTTTGAGGGACAG GTGCGGCAGAAGGTACGCATAGTGAGCCGAGAGGCAGAGGCGGCCGAGGCAGAAGAGCCTTGGGGCGAGGAAGCCCGAGAAGGCCGGCGGCGGGGCCCGCGGCGGGAATCCAAGCCTGAGGAGCCTCCGCCGCCTAAGAAGCCGGCGCTGGACAAGGGCCCAGGCGCGGGCCAGGGTGCGGTGCCAGGACCTCCCCGGAAGCCCCCAGGCACCGTCCCGAGCACTGCCCGCGGCCCTGAAGGCGGCAGCGCGGCTGCAGCGCTGGCGCCCGCCGCCTCGCCGCCACCGGAGGGTCCGGTGCTCACTTTTCAGAGCGAGAAGATGAAGGGCATGAAGGAGCTGCTGGTGGCCACCAAGATCAATTCGAGCGCCATCAAGCTGCAGCTCACGGCTCAGTCACAAgtgcagatgaagaagcagaagGTGTCTCCACCTAGTGACTACACTCTCTCATTCCTCAAGCGGCAGCGCAAGGGCCTCTGA